A stretch of the Aminipila terrae genome encodes the following:
- a CDS encoding TIGR04076 family protein: protein MKKWYNEEYEWEIEVTGFLRGDHTEHYCRNGEEIGDKYTCTYGCPVNKDGQGICSKVMLIMFPIMEAVRSGGDLENIGGNDKYSKDIVCPDGCVMFRMTARKLGNENFYKGKFYK, encoded by the coding sequence ATGAAAAAATGGTATAATGAGGAGTACGAATGGGAAATCGAGGTAACAGGGTTTCTTCGTGGCGATCATACAGAACACTATTGTAGAAACGGTGAAGAAATAGGAGATAAGTATACCTGCACCTATGGCTGTCCTGTAAATAAAGATGGACAGGGTATTTGCTCCAAAGTAATGCTGATTATGTTTCCAATCATGGAGGCGGTCAGAAGTGGTGGAGATTTAGAGAACATCGGCGGAAATGACAAATATAGCAAGGATATTGTATGTCCAGATGGCTGTGTTATGTTTAGGATGACGGCAAGAAAACTTGGAAATGAGAATTTTTATAAGGGCAAGTTTTATAAGTAA
- a CDS encoding immunoglobulin-like domain-containing protein codes for MLKKIITVIALIALSILLGILSLTVLPWATLFIGLQLAPAPPTPKITHGEFPFHLVYEIDGKQYTIDDTIICDYVGTGNDEAHGKYIKWDELLAAGNKITSFNYNTDDNQYGIELFDGFIKGQGGTSIVCDIGNPQYYLGYKKYIDYSPGRVSISSPLATGVISEDELWEKYSIKIIEEKFSDPMIGNEISTESDYEDVARFAAKGIIVDSEKSSYSPNTQQIVFTWKNTTTKQLICEQSFYIQKRVGNKWKDVYREKAVGFSQEEINLDPHTELKRIYDINIYTENIPLGNYRVVTPVLVPINEKTFDSKVICGEFEIK; via the coding sequence ATGTTGAAAAAGATTATTACTGTAATAGCTCTGATAGCACTATCAATTCTCCTAGGTATATTAAGTCTTACTGTGTTGCCATGGGCCACTTTATTCATTGGACTTCAATTAGCACCTGCACCTCCAACACCTAAAATAACGCATGGAGAATTTCCGTTTCATTTAGTATATGAAATAGATGGAAAACAATATACTATTGATGATACAATTATTTGTGATTATGTTGGAACTGGTAATGACGAGGCACATGGGAAATACATAAAATGGGATGAACTCTTAGCCGCTGGAAATAAGATTACCAGTTTTAATTATAATACTGACGATAATCAATATGGAATTGAATTATTTGACGGTTTTATTAAAGGTCAAGGCGGTACATCAATTGTTTGTGATATTGGTAATCCCCAATATTACTTAGGATATAAGAAGTATATAGACTATAGCCCTGGACGTGTAAGCATATCCAGCCCTCTTGCTACCGGTGTAATTAGTGAAGATGAATTATGGGAAAAATACAGCATCAAAATTATTGAAGAAAAATTTTCTGACCCAATGATTGGTAATGAAATCTCAACGGAATCTGATTATGAAGATGTTGCTAGATTTGCAGCAAAAGGAATTATAGTTGATTCAGAGAAATCTTCATATTCGCCAAACACCCAACAAATTGTTTTTACATGGAAAAACACTACAACCAAACAATTAATATGTGAACAAAGTTTTTATATTCAAAAAAGAGTTGGTAACAAATGGAAAGATGTATACAGAGAAAAAGCAGTTGGCTTTTCACAGGAAGAAATAAATTTAGATCCTCATACTGAGCTTAAACGCATATACGATATCAACATTTATACTGAAAACATTCCTCTTGGTAATTATAGAGTGGTTACCCCAGTACTTGTTCCTATAAATGAAAAAACGTTCGATAGTAAAGTTATATGTGGAGAATTTGAAATAAAATAG
- a CDS encoding GyrI-like domain-containing protein has product MSFDYKKEYKEFYMPSKKPTIVTIPKMNFIAVRGKGNPNDENGEYRQAIGLLYGIAFTIKMSYKGNHKIEGYFEYVVPPLEGFWWQDGVQGVDYTRKDTFNWISVIRLPDFVSKEDFEWAIKEAENKKKTNFSKVEFFTYDEGLCVQCMHIGSYDHEPATIQAMNEYALENDYEIDISQKRLHHEIYLSDPRKFDINKLRTVLRHPIKKKNDCLSEKGKPI; this is encoded by the coding sequence ATGTCATTTGATTATAAAAAGGAATACAAAGAATTTTATATGCCTTCAAAAAAACCTACTATTGTTACAATTCCAAAGATGAATTTTATTGCAGTACGTGGAAAAGGAAATCCAAACGATGAGAATGGTGAATACAGACAAGCCATAGGGTTGCTGTACGGAATTGCTTTCACCATCAAGATGAGCTATAAAGGTAATCATAAAATAGAGGGATATTTTGAATACGTTGTTCCTCCATTAGAAGGCTTTTGGTGGCAAGACGGTGTACAAGGTGTTGATTATACAAGAAAAGACACCTTTAATTGGATTTCTGTTATTAGACTGCCTGACTTTGTTTCAAAAGAAGATTTTGAATGGGCCATCAAGGAAGCTGAAAATAAGAAGAAAACGAATTTTTCAAAAGTTGAATTTTTTACGTACGACGAAGGCCTTTGTGTTCAATGTATGCACATTGGTTCTTATGACCATGAGCCTGCTACTATCCAGGCGATGAATGAGTACGCTCTGGAAAATGACTATGAAATTGATATTTCACAAAAAAGACTGCATCATGAAATATACTTAAGTGACCCAAGAAAATTCGATATAAATAAATTAAGAACAGTTTTGAGACATCCGATAAAAAAGAAAAATGATTGTTTATCTGAGAAAGGAAAACCAATATGA
- a CDS encoding GNAT family N-acetyltransferase, whose amino-acid sequence MSILAIKIDLLHRKIMRGEIDMPSEYELRLETVKDYKEVENLTREAFWNKYRPGCTEHYVLHRYRMLPEFVKELDYVIEEEGKIVAHIMYSRAEIEEDNGQIIPILIFGPVSVLPEMQGKGYGGIIIRHTLNKAAELGYGAVAITGNPDYYHRFGFVSGSSVGIYYSDMPREEEAPFFMVKTLKNGFLDGITGTYHDPKGYKTSEDEVEAFDASFSPKEKKKLPGQLA is encoded by the coding sequence GTGAGTATACTTGCCATAAAAATAGACTTATTGCATAGGAAAATAATGAGAGGAGAAATTGATATGCCTTCAGAATATGAATTACGACTTGAAACGGTAAAAGATTACAAAGAGGTTGAAAACCTTACGAGAGAAGCATTCTGGAACAAATACCGTCCGGGATGTACGGAGCATTATGTCTTGCACCGTTATCGTATGTTGCCTGAATTCGTAAAGGAACTGGATTACGTAATCGAGGAAGAGGGTAAAATCGTAGCCCATATTATGTACAGTCGGGCTGAGATTGAGGAGGATAATGGGCAGATCATCCCAATTTTGATTTTTGGACCAGTTAGTGTTCTACCTGAAATGCAGGGCAAGGGCTACGGGGGAATCATCATCCGTCACACCTTGAATAAAGCAGCGGAGCTTGGCTATGGTGCAGTGGCTATTACAGGAAATCCTGACTATTACCACCGTTTCGGTTTTGTCAGCGGAAGTTCAGTGGGTATCTATTACTCTGATATGCCACGAGAGGAAGAAGCCCCATTCTTTATGGTAAAAACACTTAAAAATGGTTTCCTTGATGGTATCACAGGCACCTATCACGATCCTAAAGGTTATAAAACCAGCGAAGATGAAGTTGAAGCCTTTGACGCATCTTTCTCACCCAAGGAAAAAAAGAAGCTGCCGGGACAGCTTGCATGA
- a CDS encoding DUF2700 domain-containing protein produces the protein MDEKDKESTNIKVDDKDNQSPEKNKEDNLAIGMCLGICIGSGVGQLLFNNISLGISIGMCLGLVIGSSIKKKK, from the coding sequence ATGGACGAAAAAGACAAGGAAAGTACAAATATAAAGGTTGATGATAAAGACAACCAAAGTCCTGAAAAGAACAAAGAAGACAATTTGGCAATAGGAATGTGTCTTGGAATTTGCATTGGGTCGGGTGTAGGCCAGCTGCTGTTTAATAATATTAGTCTTGGCATATCCATTGGTATGTGTCTTGGACTGGTAATTGGTTCAAGCATAAAAAAGAAAAAGTAA
- a CDS encoding AAA domain-containing protein: MYNNSKEMTQYFRSAVAAQANRGIDFKTDNYYILDPKEVLKGKINPIICKNLFVEANKNTNESKKNSIVNVIICAKTIKTIFEANEKVQEEIEELTGVYYIPAMLNDEGLLLFNEGDKKLPWFPREYLWPMVESKLAIGDSSVVDNSMSDHVDQIEKIKSWMDYADFFMKFYESVTESEFGENSIRNLDSKESVFELEKNMYIFIDNTVNATFHILNLYNHLQQDEQEKSLYNNFISTEETKVHKLIENECSKMQIHCGQMSGEHSLSPSQREAVNHFNCMGDGEILAVNGPPGTGKTTLLQTIVADMYVKRAIKKEKAPLIVASSTNNQAVTNIITSFGNIKKMGISNVEERWIEGVDNFAAYFPSTSKIKEANSKGYQYTSQKGEFFVSDIEDKKNIDKSMAKILRNCNEYFQGEYKDVIACQAKLHDELLYMEKSKKTLLSLAQEISQYDLNGEKIDMYLESLALQIEETQKSIDRICKRISEWEKCYKRIPLLYRLLKFINSFSRKIQTEFRLFINNQEQSFLNEYMGFDEIREEYSHLYNKYNNMLVELRNKKTAIEKIKGQYDEELKHLKQHNIELHGEKDEKYNLELDYINNLIDKKHRYIEFWLAVHYFECRWVSGEDELSEKQKGKNFKNVLEKFYNRLGMITPCLVMTFFMLPKQFLAFGDQRNFFLYNYIDLLIVDEAGQVSPEIAAGAFSLAKKAIVVGDVYQIEPVWSVNRALDKALALSNGAISTLGEFELLEQVGLNTSCSSVMKVAAKCCKYEKFSEKGLLLREHRRCYDEIIDYCNELVYKGNLQPMRGEGKNDEKIAIKKWPQMGFKQIETEYSIRKGSSRINRIEAEQIVQWLRNNFDTIEKAYPTEEKENLVGIITPFKAQVKCIELELKKQMPTNYSKISVGTVHTFQGAERKLIILSTVYGKQEGCFFIDANKSLMNVAVSRAKDNFFVFGDINCLKDTENSASGLLKKCIYKYSIQDTTA; the protein is encoded by the coding sequence ATGTATAATAACTCAAAAGAAATGACGCAATATTTTAGAAGTGCCGTTGCAGCTCAGGCTAATAGGGGCATTGATTTTAAAACGGATAATTATTACATACTTGATCCCAAAGAAGTATTAAAAGGAAAAATTAATCCTATAATCTGTAAGAATTTATTTGTTGAAGCAAATAAGAATACTAATGAGAGTAAGAAAAATTCTATTGTCAACGTAATTATATGTGCTAAAACGATAAAAACAATTTTTGAGGCAAACGAGAAAGTGCAAGAGGAAATTGAGGAGCTTACTGGAGTGTACTATATACCTGCAATGCTTAATGATGAAGGTTTACTCTTATTCAATGAAGGAGATAAAAAGCTCCCTTGGTTTCCAAGGGAGTATTTATGGCCAATGGTTGAATCCAAACTAGCTATTGGAGATTCCAGTGTGGTTGACAATTCTATGAGCGACCACGTGGACCAAATTGAGAAAATAAAGTCTTGGATGGATTACGCTGATTTCTTTATGAAGTTTTATGAGTCTGTAACAGAATCAGAATTTGGAGAGAATTCGATTCGTAATTTAGATTCAAAAGAATCAGTATTTGAGTTAGAAAAAAATATGTATATCTTTATAGATAATACTGTTAACGCTACTTTTCATATCTTAAATTTGTATAATCACTTGCAGCAAGATGAACAAGAAAAATCTCTATATAATAATTTTATATCTACCGAAGAAACAAAAGTACATAAACTAATAGAAAATGAATGTTCAAAAATGCAAATTCATTGTGGGCAAATGAGTGGAGAACATTCTTTATCACCGTCCCAAAGAGAAGCAGTTAATCATTTCAATTGCATGGGTGATGGTGAAATTTTGGCTGTTAATGGACCTCCAGGTACAGGAAAAACTACTTTGTTACAAACAATAGTTGCTGATATGTATGTTAAAAGAGCAATTAAAAAGGAGAAAGCTCCACTCATTGTGGCTTCATCAACAAACAATCAAGCTGTAACAAATATTATTACTTCCTTCGGAAACATAAAAAAAATGGGGATATCAAACGTGGAAGAAAGATGGATTGAGGGAGTAGATAATTTTGCAGCCTATTTTCCATCAACATCAAAGATAAAAGAGGCAAATTCTAAAGGGTATCAATATACCAGCCAAAAAGGAGAATTCTTTGTTTCTGATATTGAAGATAAAAAGAATATTGATAAATCAATGGCAAAAATTCTACGCAATTGTAATGAATATTTTCAAGGTGAGTATAAAGATGTTATAGCTTGCCAAGCCAAACTACATGATGAGTTATTGTATATGGAAAAGAGTAAAAAAACATTGCTTTCTCTAGCACAGGAAATTTCCCAATATGATTTGAATGGTGAAAAAATTGATATGTATCTAGAAAGTTTGGCTTTACAGATTGAAGAAACTCAAAAATCAATTGATAGAATCTGTAAGAGAATAAGTGAGTGGGAAAAATGCTATAAAAGAATACCTCTCCTTTATAGATTATTGAAATTTATAAATAGCTTTTCTAGAAAAATACAAACAGAATTCAGACTCTTCATAAATAATCAAGAGCAAAGCTTTTTAAATGAATATATGGGCTTTGATGAAATCAGAGAAGAATATAGCCACTTGTATAATAAGTATAATAATATGCTTGTTGAACTTAGAAATAAAAAAACAGCAATTGAAAAAATAAAAGGACAGTATGATGAAGAATTAAAACACTTAAAGCAGCATAATATCGAGTTACATGGAGAAAAGGATGAAAAGTATAATCTTGAACTAGATTATATTAACAATTTGATTGATAAGAAACACAGGTACATAGAATTCTGGTTAGCGGTACATTATTTTGAGTGCAGATGGGTTAGTGGAGAAGACGAATTATCTGAAAAGCAAAAAGGTAAGAATTTCAAAAATGTTTTAGAAAAGTTCTATAATAGACTTGGAATGATTACGCCATGCTTGGTTATGACATTTTTCATGTTACCCAAACAATTCCTCGCTTTTGGAGATCAAAGAAACTTTTTCTTATATAACTATATTGATTTGCTTATTGTGGATGAAGCGGGACAAGTATCTCCTGAAATCGCTGCTGGAGCATTTTCTCTTGCTAAAAAAGCTATTGTTGTTGGAGATGTTTATCAAATAGAACCCGTATGGAGTGTGAATCGCGCACTTGACAAGGCATTGGCTTTGTCAAATGGTGCAATCAGTACTTTAGGTGAATTTGAACTACTTGAGCAAGTTGGATTAAATACTTCCTGTTCAAGCGTAATGAAAGTTGCTGCAAAATGCTGTAAGTATGAAAAGTTCAGTGAAAAAGGACTGCTTCTAAGGGAACATCGACGCTGCTATGATGAAATCATTGACTATTGTAATGAGCTGGTATATAAAGGTAATCTTCAACCAATGCGAGGGGAAGGTAAAAATGATGAAAAAATTGCAATTAAAAAATGGCCGCAGATGGGTTTTAAGCAAATAGAGACAGAATATTCTATTAGAAAAGGTAGCAGTAGAATAAATCGTATAGAGGCAGAACAAATAGTACAATGGTTGAGAAACAATTTTGATACTATTGAAAAGGCTTATCCTACAGAGGAAAAGGAAAATTTAGTTGGAATTATAACACCATTTAAGGCACAAGTAAAATGCATTGAATTGGAACTAAAAAAACAAATGCCAACAAATTATTCAAAAATAAGTGTTGGGACTGTACATACCTTTCAAGGTGCTGAACGGAAACTAATCATATTATCCACAGTGTATGGAAAACAAGAGGGCTGCTTTTTTATCGACGCAAATAAGAGTTTAATGAATGTAGCAGTATCTCGTGCTAAGGACAATTTCTTTGTCTTTGGTGATATAAATTGCCTGAAGGATACAGAAAACAGTGCTAGTGGATTATTAAAAAAATGTATTTACAAATATAGTATACAAGATACCACAGCATAG
- a CDS encoding DUF4003 family protein yields MHIKKVFIVLTMSDLTDGQIIMEMKRCYDFLKSEFFSGNAVQFVSHLLKIWRRQC; encoded by the coding sequence ATGCATATAAAGAAGGTTTTCATTGTACTAACCATGTCAGATTTGACTGACGGGCAGATCATTATGGAAATGAAGCGTTGCTATGATTTTCTAAAATCTGAGTTTTTCTCAGGCAATGCCGTACAATTCGTAAGTCATTTATTGAAAATTTGGAGAAGGCAATGCTAA
- a CDS encoding GNAT family N-acetyltransferase: protein MQFETKRLILREYTMDDFDELYEILSDEVTMEHYPKPFDKEKVRDWIKWNIENYEIFGFGLWAVVLKETGEMIGDCGITMQMIGSKIKPEIGYHIHKKYWNMGLGSEAAGKCRDYIFENTPFNIIYSCMKYSNVASYSVAIKNGMQKVDEFEDDINTITRVYAISRNEWLQLTK from the coding sequence ATGCAGTTTGAAACAAAGAGACTTATTCTCAGAGAATATACAATGGATGATTTTGATGAGCTATATGAAATCTTATCTGACGAGGTAACTATGGAGCACTATCCAAAGCCTTTTGATAAGGAGAAAGTAAGAGATTGGATTAAATGGAATATTGAAAATTATGAGATATTTGGATTTGGTCTTTGGGCAGTTGTGCTTAAAGAGACTGGCGAGATGATTGGTGATTGTGGTATCACAATGCAGATGATAGGAAGTAAAATCAAGCCTGAAATCGGATACCACATCCATAAGAAATACTGGAATATGGGATTGGGTAGTGAGGCAGCAGGAAAGTGTAGAGACTATATTTTTGAGAATACGCCTTTCAATATTATATATTCGTGTATGAAGTATTCCAATGTTGCTTCCTACTCTGTAGCAATTAAAAATGGAATGCAGAAGGTTGATGAATTTGAAGATGATATAAATACAATTACCAGGGTATATGCTATTTCTCGCAATGAGTGGCTGCAGTTAACAAAATAG
- a CDS encoding metallophosphoesterase — MKFGLNESLTVSYYKVESNKIQNTIRIAFITDLHSCYYGEGQEDLLNCIYEQNPDVVLLGGDIVDDRLPSKNAAITLKALAEKYICYYVSGNHEYRSGKIDEIKKMISGYGVVILEGQRDTVNIKQQLINICGVDDADVGKSSFFQQIVNTEKQADSALFTIFMAHRPEYIKTYLQYDFDLILAGHAHGGQWRIPGVVNGLLAPNQGFFPKYAGGEYEFGDKTFIVSRGLARESTRIPRFFNPPEVVIVDISSIN, encoded by the coding sequence ATGAAATTTGGTTTAAATGAGAGCTTAACAGTCAGTTATTATAAGGTTGAAAGCAATAAAATACAGAATACTATCCGTATTGCCTTCATTACAGATTTACATAGTTGTTATTATGGAGAAGGCCAGGAAGATTTATTAAATTGTATATACGAACAGAATCCCGATGTTGTTCTGCTTGGCGGCGATATTGTAGATGACCGGCTACCTTCTAAAAATGCGGCCATTACACTTAAAGCGTTGGCAGAGAAATATATTTGTTACTATGTTTCTGGAAATCATGAGTATAGAAGCGGAAAGATTGATGAGATAAAGAAAATGATTTCAGGATACGGCGTTGTGATTCTGGAGGGGCAAAGGGATACTGTTAATATAAAACAACAATTGATTAACATATGTGGTGTTGACGATGCGGATGTTGGAAAAAGCAGCTTTTTTCAGCAAATTGTAAACACTGAAAAGCAAGCGGACTCAGCCTTGTTTACAATATTCATGGCACATCGTCCGGAATATATAAAGACTTATTTGCAATATGATTTTGATTTGATATTAGCTGGCCATGCCCATGGTGGACAATGGAGAATACCCGGAGTTGTAAATGGTCTGCTTGCACCCAACCAAGGTTTCTTCCCTAAATATGCAGGAGGAGAATATGAATTTGGTGATAAAACCTTTATTGTTAGCCGTGGACTTGCCAGGGAATCAACCCGTATTCCAAGATTTTTTAATCCACCAGAAGTTGTAATTGTTGATATTTCTTCAATAAACTAA
- a CDS encoding PF20097 family protein, whose product MICPICGKEMTKGGIVLRGKRIFGEFTWYPQDAFDKKGLKAWDRSNGKVIVDVDMSLMGEKKFDNAYFCESCSKIVGIFTTNI is encoded by the coding sequence ATGATTTGTCCGATTTGTGGAAAAGAAATGACTAAAGGCGGTATAGTTCTTAGAGGAAAGCGAATATTTGGGGAATTTACATGGTATCCACAAGATGCGTTCGATAAAAAAGGGCTAAAAGCTTGGGACAGAAGTAACGGAAAAGTCATAGTTGATGTGGATATGAGCTTAATGGGTGAAAAAAAGTTTGATAATGCCTATTTCTGTGAATCCTGCAGTAAAATCGTAGGTATATTTACTACTAATATATAA
- a CDS encoding GNAT family N-acetyltransferase, whose translation MKYNVMFSHATHDDIEDLIEIQNKAFYDDYIKYGECPGYGRTYESMKLSVENCAVYKIMVDEIIVGDIIVRDNHDGTYFLGGLCVIPAYENNGIGQAAMSFLDRQFKGAHHWSLETPADKQRNHYFYKKCGFHITKEYKVSTVNIVLFEKSVTV comes from the coding sequence ATGAAATATAATGTTATGTTTTCCCATGCTACGCATGATGACATTGAAGATTTAATAGAAATTCAAAATAAGGCATTTTATGATGATTACATCAAGTACGGAGAATGCCCTGGGTATGGGCGTACATATGAAAGTATGAAACTCTCTGTTGAAAATTGTGCTGTATACAAAATAATGGTTGATGAGATTATTGTAGGGGATATTATAGTGCGAGATAATCACGATGGTACATATTTTCTAGGAGGACTCTGTGTGATACCTGCATATGAAAATAACGGCATTGGACAGGCAGCAATGAGCTTTCTTGACAGGCAGTTTAAAGGCGCACATCATTGGTCACTGGAAACTCCAGCTGATAAACAACGGAATCATTATTTTTATAAAAAATGCGGATTTCATATTACAAAGGAATATAAGGTTAGTACGGTTAATATTGTATTATTCGAAAAGAGTGTAACCGTTTAA
- a CDS encoding prolyl-tRNA synthetase associated domain-containing protein: protein MNMEDTYALLDSYHIVYEPYEHDAAYTIEDLDEMNIPHKEWIVKNLFLRDDKKRNYYLVTIPGYKTIDLKKLSEKIPSRKLSFANEDSLFELLALKKGHVTPFGILNNTQKNVIVVFDKVLQGQKIGIHPMENTATVFLDFENVVKLIEEYGNPVVMCDID from the coding sequence ATGAATATGGAAGATACTTATGCACTATTAGATTCATATCATATTGTCTATGAGCCGTATGAACATGATGCAGCATATACCATTGAAGATTTAGATGAAATGAATATTCCACATAAAGAATGGATTGTCAAGAATCTGTTTTTGCGGGACGATAAAAAAAGAAATTACTATCTTGTTACCATCCCAGGTTATAAAACAATCGACCTAAAAAAGCTCAGTGAAAAAATCCCAAGCCGTAAACTGAGTTTTGCCAATGAAGATTCCCTTTTTGAACTGTTGGCATTGAAAAAGGGACATGTAACACCTTTTGGGATATTAAATAATACACAGAAAAATGTCATTGTAGTATTCGATAAGGTCTTACAAGGACAGAAGATTGGTATTCATCCCATGGAAAATACTGCAACTGTATTTCTTGATTTTGAAAATGTTGTAAAGCTGATTGAGGAGTACGGAAATCCTGTTGTTATGTGCGATATTGATTAG